A single region of the Duganella sp. BuS-21 genome encodes:
- a CDS encoding 6-phosphofructokinase: MSSGKILVAQGGGPTAVINQSLAGVVLEARRFREVTRVYGAMHGVRGIVNEDLVDLTRETSHNLELVAATPSSALGSTRDKPDEAYCKEIFKVLQAHQIEQFYYIGGNDSSDTVRIVSEQAQAAHYALRCLHIPKTIDNDLVGNDHTPGFPSAARFVAQAFAGANLDNAALPGVYVGVVMGRHAGFLTAAAALGKKFQDDGPHLIYLPERVFSLERFLADVKATYERYGRCVIAVSEGIHDASGEAIAALLAKEVERDAHGNVQLSGTGALADLLCDEIKAKLGIKRVRGDTFGYLQRSFIGCVSDVDQREAREVGEKAVQFAMWGGRDGSVAIKRTGFYSVDYELMALSDVAGKTRVMEDEFISASGTDVTDAFRMYLRPLLGSGMPDAFRLRPAPVEKILKR, translated from the coding sequence ATGTCGTCGGGAAAAATTCTGGTCGCACAGGGAGGCGGGCCCACCGCCGTCATCAACCAGTCGCTGGCGGGCGTGGTGCTGGAAGCGCGCCGCTTCCGCGAGGTCACCCGGGTCTACGGCGCCATGCACGGTGTGCGCGGCATCGTCAATGAAGACCTGGTCGACCTCACGCGCGAAACCAGCCACAACCTGGAACTGGTGGCGGCCACGCCCTCGTCCGCACTCGGCTCCACCCGCGACAAGCCGGACGAAGCTTACTGCAAGGAGATCTTCAAGGTGCTGCAGGCGCATCAGATCGAGCAGTTCTACTACATCGGCGGCAACGACTCGTCCGACACGGTGCGCATCGTCAGCGAGCAGGCGCAGGCCGCCCACTACGCGCTGCGCTGCCTGCACATCCCCAAAACCATCGACAATGATTTGGTCGGCAACGACCACACGCCGGGCTTCCCCTCGGCCGCGCGCTTCGTGGCCCAGGCCTTCGCCGGCGCCAACCTCGACAACGCGGCGCTGCCGGGCGTGTACGTGGGCGTGGTGATGGGCCGGCACGCCGGCTTCCTCACCGCCGCCGCGGCCTTGGGCAAGAAGTTCCAGGACGACGGCCCGCACCTGATCTACCTGCCCGAGCGCGTGTTCTCGCTGGAGCGCTTCCTGGCCGATGTGAAGGCCACCTATGAACGCTACGGCCGCTGCGTGATCGCGGTGTCCGAAGGCATCCACGACGCCTCGGGCGAGGCCATCGCCGCCCTGCTGGCCAAGGAAGTCGAGCGCGACGCGCACGGCAATGTGCAACTGTCCGGCACCGGCGCCCTGGCCGATTTGCTGTGCGACGAAATCAAGGCCAAGCTCGGCATCAAGCGCGTGCGCGGCGACACCTTCGGCTATCTGCAGCGCTCCTTCATCGGCTGCGTCTCGGACGTCGACCAGCGCGAGGCGCGCGAAGTCGGCGAAAAGGCGGTGCAGTTCGCCATGTGGGGCGGGCGCGACGGCTCGGTGGCGATCAAGCGCACCGGCTTCTACTCGGTCGACTACGAACTGATGGCCCTGAGCGACGTGGCCGGCAAGACGCGCGTGATGGAGGACGAGTTCATCAGCGCCAGCGGCACCGACGTCACCGACGCCTTCCGCATGTACCTGCGTCCCCTGCTCGGCTCCGGCATGCCCGACGCCTTCCGCCTGCGTCCGGCGCCGGTGGAAAAAATCCTCAAGCGCTGA
- a CDS encoding nucleotidyltransferase domain-containing protein, producing the protein MDRQELVATLRQRLPGLLAVYVFGSRAGEAARAESDLDLAVLVDVKLAPLATWDLAQSLAALTGCDVDLLDLRAASTVMQHQVITTGTRLWHKDAQAQLYECLILREKMDLDYARAGLLEDIEREGRIYGR; encoded by the coding sequence ATGGACAGGCAAGAGTTGGTTGCAACGCTGAGGCAGCGCTTGCCGGGTTTGCTGGCGGTGTATGTGTTCGGCAGCCGCGCAGGTGAGGCTGCGCGCGCGGAGAGCGATCTTGATCTGGCCGTGCTGGTAGACGTGAAGCTGGCGCCGCTGGCCACCTGGGATCTGGCGCAATCGCTGGCGGCGCTGACCGGATGCGATGTGGATCTGCTCGACCTGCGTGCGGCATCGACCGTGATGCAGCACCAGGTCATCACCACTGGCACGCGCCTGTGGCATAAAGATGCACAGGCGCAGCTCTACGAATGCCTGATCCTGCGCGAGAAAATGGACCTGGACTATGCACGCGCCGGCCTGCTGGAAGACATCGAGCGCGAAGGGCGGATATATGGCAGATGA
- a CDS encoding AI-2E family transporter: protein MPFPLTVEQKQTAFWLAVWAAFIFLLITLGPILTPFLAAAIFAYALNPGVDRLDRIRFGRRFGMPRAASVALVVTLFFAALIAMVLIVVPVLQKEIPLLQAQIPAFLAKANDMLAPKLQEMGVKVRLDSAGIKQLASEQLAASGDAIWSAVINSVRVGGTAVLGWLATLTLVPVVLFYLLLDWPAMLGRVAGCVPRRYIGPTMAMAREVDVLLAQYLRGQLLVMVVLAVYYSVALAIAGFDVALPVGILTGLLVFIPYLGFGLGLILALISAVLQFADWSGVIAVAVIYGVGQVLEGFFLTPRLVGERIGLHPLAVIFALLAFGQLFGFVGVLLALPASAVLMVAFNHLRRHYLRSSFYNA from the coding sequence ATGCCATTTCCCCTCACGGTAGAGCAAAAGCAAACGGCATTCTGGTTGGCGGTATGGGCGGCATTTATCTTCCTGCTGATTACGCTCGGGCCTATCCTGACGCCCTTCCTGGCGGCGGCAATCTTCGCTTATGCGCTCAATCCCGGCGTCGACCGGCTCGACCGCATCCGCTTCGGCCGCCGTTTCGGCATGCCGCGCGCGGCCTCGGTCGCCCTGGTGGTCACGCTGTTCTTCGCCGCCCTGATCGCCATGGTGCTGATCGTGGTGCCGGTGCTGCAAAAGGAAATCCCGCTGCTGCAGGCGCAGATCCCGGCCTTCCTGGCCAAGGCCAACGACATGCTGGCGCCCAAGCTGCAGGAGATGGGCGTCAAGGTGCGGCTCGACAGCGCCGGCATCAAGCAACTGGCCTCCGAACAACTGGCCGCCAGCGGCGACGCCATCTGGAGCGCCGTGATCAACTCGGTGCGCGTCGGCGGCACCGCCGTGCTGGGCTGGCTGGCCACCCTGACCCTGGTGCCGGTGGTGCTGTTCTACCTGCTGCTGGACTGGCCGGCGATGCTGGGCCGCGTGGCCGGCTGCGTGCCGCGCCGCTACATCGGCCCGACCATGGCCATGGCGCGCGAAGTCGATGTGCTGCTGGCGCAATACCTGCGCGGCCAGCTGCTGGTGATGGTGGTGCTGGCCGTGTACTACTCGGTGGCGCTGGCCATCGCCGGCTTCGACGTCGCCCTGCCGGTCGGCATCCTCACCGGCCTGCTGGTGTTCATCCCCTACCTCGGCTTCGGCCTGGGCCTGATCCTGGCGCTGATCTCGGCCGTGCTGCAGTTTGCCGACTGGAGCGGCGTGATCGCGGTGGCCGTGATCTACGGCGTCGGCCAGGTGCTGGAAGGCTTTTTCCTGACGCCGCGCCTGGTGGGCGAGCGCATCGGCCTGCATCCGCTGGCCGTCATCTTCGCGCTGCTGGCCTTTGGCCAGCTGTTCGGCTTCGTCGGCGTGCTGCTGGCCTTGCCCGCTTCGGCGGTGCTGATGGTGGCCTTTAATCACTTGCGTCGCCACTATCTGCGCAGCAGCTTTTATAATGCATGA
- a CDS encoding HAD-IB family hydrolase, translating into MNLALFDLDHTLLPIDSDFEWGQFLVRTGAVDAVEYDRRNRAFFAQYQAGTLDPVEYLEFTLGTLAAFPRAKLDAMHAQYMAEVVTPALHPAARALLKKHLDAGDLVAIVTATNHFVTAPIARALGVEHLIAAMPETDAEGNLTGKLLGTPTQGAGKIVHTKAWLEKMGKTLEDFDTVHFYSDSHNDLPLMSIVSHPVATNPNEKLKTHAAANGWPLIDLFND; encoded by the coding sequence ATGAACCTGGCACTGTTTGACCTGGACCACACCCTGCTGCCGATCGACTCCGACTTCGAATGGGGCCAGTTTCTGGTGCGTACCGGCGCCGTCGACGCCGTCGAATACGACCGCCGCAACCGCGCCTTCTTCGCCCAATACCAGGCCGGCACGCTCGATCCGGTAGAATACCTGGAGTTCACGCTGGGCACCCTGGCCGCCTTCCCGCGCGCCAAACTGGACGCAATGCACGCGCAGTACATGGCCGAAGTGGTCACGCCGGCGCTGCATCCGGCGGCGCGCGCGCTGCTGAAGAAGCATCTCGACGCCGGCGACCTGGTGGCCATCGTCACCGCCACCAACCACTTCGTCACCGCGCCGATCGCCAGGGCGCTGGGCGTGGAGCACCTGATCGCGGCCATGCCGGAAACGGACGCCGAGGGCAACCTGACCGGCAAGCTGCTTGGCACGCCGACGCAGGGCGCGGGCAAGATCGTGCACACCAAGGCCTGGCTGGAAAAAATGGGCAAGACGCTGGAAGACTTTGACACCGTCCACTTCTACAGCGATTCGCACAACGACCTGCCGCTGATGTCCATCGTCAGCCATCCGGTGGCGACCAACCCCAACGAAAAACTGAAAACGCACGCCGCCGCGAATGGCTGGCCATTAATTGACCTATTCAATGATTAA
- the hda gene encoding DnaA regulatory inactivator Hda produces the protein MKQLVLDLGAEPTHSLASFEVGQNAEAAALMKQFASRTSREHFAYLWGAVGVGKSHLLKALASSGSEAEQARARYISPFSIESEFVYSPEVDLYLLDDCEKLSPLAQIDAFALFNEIRANKAWMVCSGNVAPAVLPVREDLRTRMGWGLIYRIHGLTDEEKSAALAAAAAARGLTLSAGVIPYLLSHFQRDMRSLSTILDSLDRYSLETQRPITLPLLREWLQAEAKE, from the coding sequence ATGAAACAACTGGTGCTCGATTTAGGGGCCGAACCCACGCACAGCCTCGCCTCCTTCGAGGTAGGACAGAATGCCGAAGCGGCAGCGCTGATGAAGCAATTCGCCAGCCGCACGTCGCGCGAGCATTTCGCCTACCTGTGGGGCGCCGTCGGCGTCGGCAAATCGCACCTGCTCAAGGCCCTGGCCAGCAGCGGCTCCGAGGCCGAGCAGGCGCGCGCCCGCTATATTTCGCCGTTTTCCATCGAATCGGAGTTCGTGTATTCGCCGGAGGTGGACCTGTACCTGCTGGACGACTGTGAAAAACTGTCGCCGCTGGCGCAGATCGACGCCTTCGCCCTGTTCAACGAAATCCGCGCCAACAAGGCCTGGATGGTCTGCAGCGGCAACGTCGCGCCGGCCGTGTTGCCGGTGCGCGAGGACCTGCGCACACGCATGGGCTGGGGTCTGATCTACCGTATCCACGGCCTGACCGACGAGGAAAAGAGCGCGGCCCTGGCCGCCGCCGCCGCCGCGCGCGGCTTGACGCTGTCGGCCGGCGTGATACCCTACCTGCTGTCCCACTTCCAGCGCGACATGCGGTCGCTGTCGACCATACTCGATTCGCTGGACCGGTATTCCCTTGAAACCCAACGCCCCATCACTCTGCCGCTGCTGCGCGAGTGGCTGCAGGCGGAAGCGAAAGAATGA
- the purM gene encoding phosphoribosylformylglycinamidine cyclo-ligase, with amino-acid sequence MSQTSNVSLSYRDAGVDIDAGDALVEAIKPYAKRTLREGVLGGLGGFGAMFEISKKYQEPVLVSGTDGVGTKLKLAFELNRHDTVGIDLVAMSVNDILVQGAEPLFFLDYFACGKLNVATATDVIKGIAQGCEQAGCALIGGETAEMPSMYPDGEYDLAGFAVGAVEKSKIIDGTKIAAGDVVLGLASSGVHSNGYSLVRKIIEVSKPDLEGDFHGRKLADVLMQPTRIYVKPLLALMASMEVKGMVHITGGGLVENIPRVLQPGLVAELDAASWTMPPLFQWLQQHGGVADAEMHRVFNCGIGMTVIVSADNAAAAKAQLEAAGETVYTIGKIRARVGDEHQTLVV; translated from the coding sequence ATGAGCCAAACTTCTAATGTTTCCCTGTCCTACCGTGACGCCGGCGTCGATATCGACGCCGGTGACGCCTTAGTCGAAGCGATCAAGCCTTACGCCAAGCGCACCCTGCGCGAAGGCGTGCTGGGCGGCTTGGGCGGTTTCGGCGCCATGTTCGAGATCAGCAAAAAGTACCAGGAGCCGGTGCTGGTGTCGGGTACCGACGGCGTGGGCACCAAGCTGAAGCTGGCGTTTGAGCTGAACCGTCACGACACGGTCGGCATCGACCTGGTGGCGATGAGCGTCAACGACATCCTGGTGCAGGGCGCCGAGCCGCTGTTCTTCCTCGACTACTTCGCCTGCGGCAAGCTGAACGTGGCGACCGCGACCGACGTCATCAAGGGCATCGCCCAGGGTTGCGAACAGGCCGGTTGCGCACTGATCGGCGGCGAAACCGCTGAAATGCCATCGATGTATCCGGACGGCGAGTACGACCTGGCCGGTTTCGCGGTGGGCGCGGTGGAAAAATCGAAGATCATCGACGGCACCAAGATCGCTGCGGGCGACGTGGTGCTGGGCCTGGCCTCGTCGGGCGTGCACTCGAACGGTTACTCGCTGGTGCGCAAGATCATTGAAGTCTCGAAGCCGGACCTGGAAGGCGACTTCCACGGCCGCAAGCTGGCCGACGTGCTGATGCAGCCGACCCGCATCTACGTCAAGCCGCTGCTGGCGCTGATGGCATCGATGGAAGTCAAAGGCATGGTGCACATCACCGGCGGCGGTCTGGTGGAAAACATCCCACGCGTGCTGCAGCCCGGCCTGGTGGCCGAGCTGGACGCGGCATCCTGGACCATGCCGCCGCTGTTCCAGTGGCTGCAACAGCACGGTGGCGTGGCCGATGCGGAAATGCACCGCGTATTCAACTGCGGCATCGGCATGACCGTGATCGTGTCGGCCGACAACGCCGCAGCGGCCAAGGCCCAGCTGGAAGCGGCCGGCGAAACCGTCTACACCATCGGCAAGATCCGCGCCCGCGTGGGTGACGAGCACCAGACCCTCGTCGTGTAA
- a CDS encoding prolyl oligopeptidase family serine peptidase, protein MNTSSWFKAALLLAACSWPLAQSQAADPPPASAFFENSRFAVPQLSPSGRYLAARVSRPGERDRLSVLNLDDMSVKVVAMFADADVAFFEWVNDNRLVFNGFDRRLTYSDDRHAPGLFAVNRDGSGYKQLSKTDYRQGDSAEIGSVIKDRLLDWNHFLLGQPGKQDSDEVYVTRPQFNPVYTEVTNHALLRLNTVTGRTSAVAGPGQASEWLLDQQGEPRLAINDIGKQHVVYLREGEGWNKLLETEAYGTNTFSPVGFGPDGALYVSARRDSDKNALYRYDTAKRHTAADALVEMADYDFQPDFSPSGDDTLIVRDNKLVGVRYSADVEGVAWLDAKGKALQEKIDQLLPGLVNVISLPRRPQAPWVLVASYSDVQPLVYVVYNTESGKLIKVGASHDAIRPEQMGRQELVRYAARDGLSIPALITWPRGAVKKNLPLVVLVHGGPYVHGSDWGWNADAQFLASRGYMVLEPAYRGSTGYGWQHFHAGWKQWGLKMQDDIADGTRWAIAQGHADGKRVCIAGASYGGYATLMGLVNDPALYQCGVNWAGVTDIKLLYNGAWSAVSDMSERWLTYGAPLLVGDPQRDAAQLSATSPLTQAARIKQPLLLAYGGDDRRVPLYHGEKFLAAVKAGNPNVEWIMYEKEGHGWRLPQNRIDFWNRVEKFLDQHIGAAP, encoded by the coding sequence ATGAATACCTCTTCCTGGTTCAAGGCGGCCCTGCTGCTGGCGGCCTGCAGCTGGCCGCTGGCGCAGTCGCAGGCGGCCGACCCACCACCGGCGAGCGCCTTCTTTGAGAACAGCCGCTTCGCCGTGCCGCAGCTCTCCCCAAGCGGCCGCTACCTGGCCGCGCGGGTCTCGCGGCCGGGCGAACGCGACCGCCTGTCGGTGCTCAACCTGGACGACATGAGCGTCAAGGTGGTGGCCATGTTCGCCGATGCCGACGTCGCCTTTTTCGAATGGGTCAACGACAACCGCCTGGTGTTCAACGGCTTCGACCGCCGCCTCACCTACAGTGACGACCGCCACGCGCCCGGGCTGTTCGCCGTCAACCGCGACGGCAGCGGCTACAAGCAGCTGAGCAAGACCGACTACCGCCAGGGCGACAGCGCGGAAATCGGCAGCGTCATCAAGGACCGCCTGCTGGACTGGAACCACTTCCTGCTGGGCCAGCCCGGCAAGCAGGATAGCGACGAGGTCTACGTGACCCGGCCGCAATTCAATCCGGTCTACACCGAGGTCACCAACCATGCGCTGCTGCGGCTGAACACGGTCACCGGCCGCACCAGCGCCGTCGCCGGCCCCGGCCAGGCCAGCGAATGGCTGCTTGACCAGCAGGGCGAACCGCGCCTGGCCATCAACGACATCGGCAAGCAGCACGTGGTCTACCTGCGCGAGGGCGAGGGCTGGAACAAGCTGCTGGAAACCGAGGCCTATGGCACCAACACCTTCAGCCCGGTCGGCTTCGGCCCGGACGGCGCGCTGTACGTCTCGGCCCGCCGCGACAGCGACAAGAACGCCCTGTACCGCTACGACACGGCCAAGCGGCACACCGCCGCCGACGCGCTGGTGGAGATGGCCGACTACGATTTCCAGCCCGACTTCTCGCCCTCCGGCGACGATACCCTGATCGTGCGCGACAACAAGCTGGTCGGTGTGCGCTACAGCGCCGACGTCGAAGGCGTGGCCTGGCTGGACGCCAAAGGCAAGGCCCTGCAAGAAAAAATCGACCAGCTACTGCCCGGCCTGGTGAACGTGATCAGCCTGCCGCGCCGCCCGCAGGCGCCGTGGGTGCTGGTGGCCAGCTACTCGGACGTGCAGCCGCTGGTGTACGTGGTGTACAACACCGAGAGCGGCAAGTTGATCAAGGTCGGCGCCAGCCACGACGCCATCCGTCCCGAGCAGATGGGCCGCCAGGAGCTGGTGCGCTATGCAGCGCGCGACGGCCTGAGCATCCCGGCGCTGATCACCTGGCCGCGCGGCGCGGTGAAGAAAAACCTGCCGCTGGTAGTGCTGGTGCACGGCGGCCCGTATGTGCACGGCAGCGACTGGGGCTGGAATGCGGACGCCCAGTTCCTCGCCTCGCGCGGCTACATGGTGCTGGAGCCGGCCTATCGCGGCAGCACCGGCTACGGCTGGCAGCACTTCCACGCCGGCTGGAAGCAGTGGGGCCTGAAGATGCAGGATGACATCGCCGACGGCACGCGCTGGGCCATCGCCCAGGGCCATGCCGACGGCAAACGGGTCTGCATCGCCGGCGCCAGCTATGGCGGCTACGCCACCCTGATGGGACTGGTGAACGATCCCGCCTTGTACCAGTGCGGCGTCAACTGGGCCGGCGTCACCGACATCAAGCTGCTCTACAACGGCGCCTGGAGCGCGGTGTCGGACATGAGCGAGCGCTGGCTGACCTACGGTGCACCGCTGCTGGTGGGCGACCCGCAACGCGACGCTGCGCAACTGAGCGCCACCTCGCCGCTGACGCAGGCGGCCCGCATCAAGCAGCCGCTGCTGCTGGCCTACGGCGGCGACGACCGCCGCGTGCCGCTCTACCACGGCGAAAAATTCCTGGCCGCCGTCAAGGCGGGCAACCCGAACGTCGAGTGGATCATGTACGAAAAAGAAGGACACGGCTGGCGCCTGCCGCAGAATCGCATCGATTTCTGGAACCGCGTCGAAAAATTCCTGGACCAGCACATTGGAGCAGCACCTTGA
- a CDS encoding prolyl oligopeptidase family serine peptidase — protein MKFSRQVLAALLLAAAQAHAATPPPIAAFFDNSAFNGAMLSPDGRYLAAFIGANEQRDGLAVVELDTLKATMVAQFTDTDIGKAQWVNNERLMFSTADKARGQRDLRYAPGLYVVNRDGKQYRQLALRRNEFLRSSDDQRDLLPWHTFMLDEVGAQNSDFVYVIDAGFSKDWGTTEDLLRLNTRNGKADPVDHPGRARSWLLDQDGEPRLVRTLDKDIASLYYREPASGQWRTLDTFNAYTGKGGFAPLAFGPDGALYVVSNAGRDTSALYRYDLKNNKLPAQHLIELDGFDFKGELIFSKQRLLGVRIHADADGTVWFDPAMQALQTQIDQRLPGNVNLITPPTRPETAWVLVQSHSDKQPQRTLVYNTESQRLSEVGRTAPQIKTSDMGPRELVYYKARDGMQIPAWLTLPPGAPQKNRPMVVLVHGGPWVRGGSWRWNAEAEFLASRGYVVLEPEFRGSTGYGWRHFQAGWKQWGLKMQDDIADGARWAIAEGHADNQRVCIAGASYGGYATLMGLIKDADLYKCGINWVGVSDINLMYDGGWFYTSDLSSDWKQYGMPLLIGDPVQDADQLKATSPLLQAARIKQPLLLAYGGADQRVPLNHGLKLRDAVKPGNPNVEWIEYSEEGHGWTLPKNRIDFWGRVERFLDKNIGKP, from the coding sequence TTGAAGTTTTCCCGTCAAGTACTGGCGGCGCTGTTGCTGGCGGCCGCGCAAGCGCACGCCGCAACACCGCCGCCCATCGCCGCCTTCTTCGACAACTCCGCCTTCAACGGCGCCATGCTCTCGCCCGACGGCCGTTACCTGGCCGCCTTCATCGGCGCCAACGAGCAGCGCGACGGCCTGGCCGTGGTCGAACTCGACACCCTGAAAGCCACCATGGTGGCGCAGTTCACCGACACCGACATCGGCAAGGCGCAATGGGTCAACAATGAGCGCCTGATGTTCAGCACCGCCGACAAGGCGCGCGGCCAGCGCGACCTGCGCTACGCCCCCGGCCTGTACGTGGTGAACCGCGACGGCAAGCAATACCGCCAGTTGGCGCTGCGCCGCAACGAGTTCCTGCGCAGCAGCGACGACCAGCGCGACCTGCTGCCGTGGCACACCTTCATGCTGGACGAGGTGGGCGCGCAGAACAGCGACTTCGTCTACGTCATCGACGCCGGCTTCAGCAAAGACTGGGGCACCACGGAAGACCTGCTGCGCCTGAACACGCGCAACGGCAAGGCCGATCCGGTCGATCACCCCGGCCGCGCGCGCAGCTGGCTGCTGGACCAGGACGGCGAACCGCGCCTGGTGCGCACGCTGGACAAGGATATCGCCAGCCTGTACTACCGCGAACCGGCGAGCGGCCAGTGGCGCACGCTGGACACCTTCAACGCCTACACCGGCAAAGGCGGCTTTGCGCCGCTGGCCTTCGGCCCGGACGGCGCGCTGTACGTGGTCAGCAACGCCGGCCGCGATACCAGCGCGCTGTACCGCTACGACCTGAAAAACAACAAGCTGCCGGCGCAGCATCTGATCGAGCTGGACGGCTTCGATTTCAAGGGTGAGCTAATCTTCAGCAAGCAGCGCCTGCTTGGCGTGCGCATCCATGCCGATGCGGACGGCACCGTCTGGTTCGACCCGGCCATGCAAGCGTTGCAGACGCAAATCGACCAGCGCCTGCCGGGCAACGTCAACCTGATCACGCCGCCCACCCGGCCGGAAACCGCGTGGGTGCTGGTGCAGTCGCACTCCGACAAGCAGCCGCAGCGCACCTTGGTGTACAACACCGAGAGCCAACGCCTGAGCGAAGTGGGCCGCACCGCGCCGCAGATCAAGACCAGCGACATGGGCCCGCGCGAGCTGGTCTACTACAAGGCGCGCGACGGCATGCAGATCCCCGCGTGGCTGACCCTGCCGCCCGGCGCACCGCAAAAGAACCGCCCGATGGTGGTGCTGGTACACGGCGGCCCGTGGGTACGCGGCGGCAGTTGGCGTTGGAATGCCGAGGCGGAGTTCCTGGCGTCACGCGGCTACGTGGTGCTGGAACCGGAATTCCGTGGCAGCACCGGCTACGGCTGGCGGCATTTCCAGGCCGGCTGGAAGCAATGGGGCCTGAAGATGCAGGACGATATCGCCGACGGCGCCCGCTGGGCCATCGCCGAAGGCCATGCCGACAACCAGCGCGTCTGCATCGCCGGCGCCAGCTACGGCGGCTACGCAACACTGATGGGGCTGATCAAGGATGCGGACCTGTACAAATGCGGCATCAACTGGGTCGGCGTCAGCGACATCAACCTGATGTACGACGGCGGCTGGTTCTACACCTCCGACCTCAGCAGCGATTGGAAGCAGTACGGCATGCCGCTGCTGATCGGCGACCCGGTCCAGGATGCCGATCAGCTGAAAGCCACCTCGCCGCTGCTGCAGGCGGCCCGCATCAAGCAGCCGCTGCTGTTGGCCTACGGCGGCGCCGACCAGCGCGTGCCGCTCAACCACGGCCTCAAGCTGCGCGACGCGGTCAAGCCCGGCAACCCGAACGTCGAGTGGATCGAGTACAGCGAAGAAGGTCACGGCTGGACACTGCCGAAGAACCGCATCGACTTCTGGGGCCGGGTCGAGCGTTTCCTCGACAAGAATATCGGCAAGCCCTGA
- a CDS encoding DUF86 domain-containing protein, translating into MADDVIINKAASIERCVMRAREEYFKDPATFGDDLTRQDAAILNIQRACEAALDIGHYLIRRERPGLPQSARDVFDLLAQTSWIDAALADSLKRMVGFRNVAVHNYQALQLPITIAIIEKHLDDFLSYCQKIIQHDV; encoded by the coding sequence ATGGCAGATGATGTCATCATTAACAAAGCCGCATCCATCGAGCGCTGCGTGATGCGCGCCCGCGAGGAATACTTCAAGGATCCCGCAACCTTTGGCGACGACCTGACCCGCCAGGATGCTGCGATTCTGAATATCCAGCGGGCATGCGAGGCGGCACTGGATATCGGTCATTATTTGATTCGCCGGGAGCGCCCCGGCTTGCCGCAGAGCGCACGCGACGTATTTGACCTGCTGGCCCAGACCTCCTGGATAGACGCAGCGTTGGCGGACTCGCTCAAACGCATGGTAGGCTTTCGCAACGTCGCGGTGCACAACTATCAGGCATTGCAACTGCCGATTACCATCGCCATCATTGAAAAACACCTGGATGACTTCCTGAGCTACTGCCAGAAAATCATCCAGCACGATGTTTAG